Proteins co-encoded in one Acidovorax sp. 69 genomic window:
- a CDS encoding NAD(P)H-dependent oxidoreductase subunit E, whose translation MHLAPEAPTVAAVSVDDMRERIRRKSRLKGRQPEDAAMAEVAQLLGPRPSTGFRRDLLIEYLHRLNDHFGVLHDRHLVALAKQMNLPMAEVYEVASFYHHFEIVRGDDAVAPRLVLRVCDSLSCSLAGAHELLAALPERLRAAGQGDVQVQAVPCVGRCEQAPVAVVHQCPVPQATVDTVLETVSLKPNRALALHPQAPEAINFDIAALAEQSVPAQPDGISPAHTDLATYRAHGGYQTAAALVNGEMDAEAVLAAMENSGLRGLGGAGFPAGRKWRIVRDQPAPRLMAVNIDEGEPGTFKDRTYLERDPHRFLEGVLIAAQVVGTESIYVYLRDEYHGCRALLQAALDDLRAEPPCPLPHIELRRGAGAYICGEESAMIESIEGKRGEPRMRPPYIAQVGLFGRPTLEHNFETLYWVRDIVERGPQWFASFGRNGRKGLRSFSVSGRVKHPGVKLAPAGITVQELIDEYCGGMLAGHELYAYLPGGASGGILPASLNHIPLDFDTLQPYGCFIGSAAVIVLSQHDRARDAALNVMRFFEHESCGQCTPCRVGTAKAATLMEAPQWDEELLDDLAQVMADASICGLGQAAPNPIRCIHKYFAHEVGEGPWPGDLPKPRNSPLTEQLPGGLKP comes from the coding sequence ATGCACCTTGCCCCTGAAGCCCCGACCGTGGCCGCTGTGTCCGTTGATGACATGCGCGAGCGCATTCGCCGCAAAAGCCGCTTGAAGGGCCGCCAGCCCGAAGATGCCGCGATGGCCGAGGTGGCGCAGCTGCTGGGCCCGCGCCCTTCCACGGGTTTTCGGCGAGACCTGCTCATCGAGTACCTGCACCGCCTGAACGATCACTTCGGTGTGCTGCACGACCGGCATCTGGTGGCGCTGGCCAAGCAGATGAACCTGCCCATGGCCGAGGTGTACGAGGTGGCCAGCTTTTATCATCACTTCGAGATCGTGCGCGGCGACGACGCTGTGGCCCCGCGCCTGGTGCTGCGGGTGTGCGACAGCCTCAGCTGCAGCCTGGCAGGCGCGCATGAACTGCTGGCCGCACTGCCCGAGCGCCTGCGTGCTGCAGGTCAGGGCGACGTGCAGGTACAAGCTGTGCCGTGCGTGGGCCGATGCGAGCAAGCACCTGTGGCCGTGGTGCACCAGTGCCCGGTGCCCCAGGCCACGGTGGACACGGTGCTGGAAACAGTGAGTTTGAAGCCAAATCGGGCTCTGGCGCTTCATCCACAAGCGCCAGAAGCTATCAATTTTGATATTGCCGCGCTGGCGGAGCAAAGCGTGCCCGCGCAGCCGGATGGAATCAGCCCCGCCCACACCGACCTGGCCACGTACCGCGCGCACGGCGGCTATCAGACCGCTGCTGCATTGGTCAACGGCGAAATGGACGCCGAGGCCGTGCTTGCGGCCATGGAAAACTCGGGCCTGCGTGGCCTGGGGGGCGCGGGATTTCCGGCGGGACGCAAGTGGCGCATTGTTCGGGACCAGCCCGCGCCGCGCCTGATGGCCGTCAACATTGATGAAGGCGAGCCCGGCACCTTCAAGGACCGCACCTACCTCGAACGCGACCCGCACCGTTTTCTCGAAGGCGTGCTCATCGCCGCCCAGGTGGTGGGCACCGAGTCCATCTACGTTTACCTGCGCGACGAATACCACGGCTGCCGCGCGCTGCTGCAGGCGGCGCTCGATGACCTGCGCGCCGAGCCGCCATGCCCGCTGCCCCACATCGAGCTGCGCCGGGGCGCAGGCGCCTACATCTGCGGCGAAGAGTCGGCCATGATCGAGAGCATTGAAGGCAAACGCGGCGAGCCGCGCATGCGCCCGCCCTACATCGCGCAGGTGGGCCTGTTTGGCAGGCCCACGCTGGAGCACAACTTCGAGACCCTGTACTGGGTGCGCGACATCGTCGAGCGCGGCCCGCAGTGGTTTGCCAGCTTTGGCCGCAACGGCCGCAAGGGGCTGCGCAGTTTCAGCGTGAGCGGGCGGGTGAAGCACCCCGGCGTCAAGCTGGCTCCCGCGGGCATCACGGTGCAGGAACTCATCGACGAATACTGCGGCGGCATGCTGGCCGGCCATGAGCTGTACGCCTACCTGCCCGGTGGCGCCTCGGGCGGCATCTTGCCCGCCAGCCTCAACCACATCCCGCTCGATTTCGACACGCTGCAACCCTACGGCTGCTTCATCGGTTCGGCCGCCGTCATCGTGCTCAGCCAGCACGACCGGGCGCGCGATGCGGCGCTGAACGTGATGCGGTTTTTTGAACACGAAAGCTGCGGCCAGTGCACGCCCTGCCGTGTGGGCACGGCCAAAGCTGCGACGCTGATGGAGGCGCCGCAGTGGGACGAAGAACTGCTCGATGACCTGGCGCAGGTGATGGCCGATGCGTCCATCTGCGGCCTGGGCCAGGCGGCGCCCAACCCGATCCGCTGCATCCATAAGTACTTTGCGCACGAGGTGGGGGAGGGCCCCTGGCCGGGCGACCTGCCCAAGCCGCGCAACAGCCCCCTGACCGAGCAGTTGCCTGGAGGGCTGAAGCCATGA
- a CDS encoding DUF3305 domain-containing protein, whose amino-acid sequence MTERPYTDVAVIMRCEHIDNRWQPWRWSLAEVVINEPAFGTEPRQIIQDEREQRWLFPGFRVELFRDDAEGYHLNLTSPAPCWFVMWRRDDDTGTGEIPLARPVAVSLSYHDAGRWLDAQESVEQVPAPPEVVETLNAFVAEHYQPEPKRRKRPDSFRPLQDRFGNPASISTEKQRGGGGGGSGGGGNAGGGRG is encoded by the coding sequence ATGACTGAGCGCCCCTACACCGACGTTGCCGTGATCATGCGGTGCGAGCACATCGACAACCGCTGGCAACCCTGGCGCTGGTCGCTGGCCGAGGTGGTGATCAACGAGCCCGCTTTTGGCACCGAGCCCCGGCAGATCATCCAGGACGAGCGCGAGCAGCGCTGGCTGTTTCCCGGGTTCCGGGTCGAGCTTTTTCGGGATGATGCGGAGGGGTATCACCTCAACCTGACCTCGCCCGCCCCCTGCTGGTTTGTGATGTGGCGCCGCGACGATGACACCGGCACGGGCGAGATTCCGCTCGCTCGCCCGGTGGCGGTGAGCCTGAGCTACCACGACGCCGGCCGCTGGCTGGACGCGCAGGAATCCGTGGAGCAGGTGCCTGCTCCGCCCGAGGTGGTAGAGACACTGAACGCCTTTGTGGCGGAGCATTACCAGCCCGAGCCCAAGCGCCGCAAGCGGCCGGACAGCTTCCGGCCGTTGCAGGACCGGTTTGGCAACCCCGCATCCATTTCCACCGAAAAGCAGCGTGGAGGTGGGGGCGGCGGTAGCGGTGGCGGCGGCAACGCAGGAGGTGGCCGTGGCTGA
- a CDS encoding DUF3306 domain-containing protein, producing MADGFLGRWSRRKQEVREGKPVEEPPAPTLSPPASVLSPAAASAGATGTPQPVVEGTAPVAEAPPPTLADAQALTPASDFKAFVARDVAPEVRNLAMKKLFADPHFNVMDGLDIYIGDYTQPDPLPEGMLRKMTSAHALGFFDHEKDAEADASPGALVEGVATDAGAQADSIAPAVAQPRDDAEEETPPVVAQSEVCNAIPSAPNSELEMAPRSDPNAVALPASHTEHDHDAHLRLQPDDAPQRQGVGRGTA from the coding sequence GTGGCTGACGGATTTCTGGGCCGCTGGTCGCGCCGCAAGCAGGAGGTGCGTGAGGGCAAGCCAGTGGAAGAACCGCCAGCGCCGACTTTGTCACCACCCGCTTCGGTGTTGTCACCGGCTGCAGCATCCGCAGGGGCCACCGGCACGCCCCAGCCTGTGGTCGAGGGCACAGCACCCGTTGCCGAGGCGCCGCCGCCAACCTTGGCCGACGCCCAGGCGCTCACCCCCGCCTCTGACTTCAAGGCCTTTGTGGCCCGCGATGTGGCGCCCGAAGTGCGCAACCTGGCCATGAAGAAACTTTTTGCCGATCCACACTTCAACGTGATGGACGGCCTGGACATCTACATCGGCGACTACACCCAGCCCGACCCCCTGCCCGAAGGCATGTTGCGCAAAATGACCAGCGCCCATGCGCTGGGTTTTTTCGACCATGAAAAAGACGCCGAGGCCGATGCATCGCCCGGTGCGCTGGTTGAAGGCGTCGCCACGGACGCCGGGGCGCAGGCCGATTCAATAGCCCCTGCCGTTGCTCAGCCTCGGGATGATGCGGAGGAGGAAACACCTCCAGTCGTGGCACAGTCCGAGGTATGCAACGCTATTCCTAGCGCCCCCAACAGCGAGCTTGAGATGGCCCCCCGCTCCGACCCGAACGCGGTGGCCCTGCCAGCCAGCCACACAGAACATGACCACGACGCTCATCTGCGACTGCAACCAGACGATGCCCCTCAACGCCAAGGCGTTGGGCGCGGCACTGCATGA
- a CDS encoding restriction endonuclease, which yields MSENSLFAVLLRSPWWISFAVVGVITLAAGAFLPKEYFVVGALAGFPIFVVGCMAAWKQLRAPNPAKVVEMLEAVGSMPWRSFADTLATAWERAGYTVERLGGNQAAGADMRLTQGGKTTLVSAKRWKAATHGVEPLRELHAAMVVSDAPAGVYMAAFGQVSDNAQVFAREHGIVVLQGDAVAQLLLAQR from the coding sequence ATGTCCGAAAACTCCCTGTTTGCCGTGCTGCTGCGCTCGCCGTGGTGGATCAGCTTTGCGGTGGTGGGCGTCATCACGTTGGCGGCCGGGGCGTTTTTGCCCAAGGAATACTTTGTGGTGGGTGCATTGGCGGGTTTCCCCATCTTTGTGGTGGGCTGCATGGCGGCCTGGAAACAACTGCGCGCCCCCAACCCCGCCAAGGTGGTCGAGATGCTGGAGGCCGTGGGCAGCATGCCCTGGCGCAGCTTCGCCGACACCCTGGCAACCGCCTGGGAGCGCGCGGGCTACACGGTAGAACGCCTGGGCGGCAACCAGGCCGCCGGTGCCGACATGCGACTGACCCAGGGCGGAAAAACCACCCTGGTCAGCGCCAAACGCTGGAAAGCCGCCACCCACGGCGTGGAGCCATTGCGCGAACTGCACGCCGCCATGGTGGTCAGCGATGCCCCGGCGGGCGTCTACATGGCGGCCTTCGGGCAGGTCAGCGACAACGCACAGGTGTTTGCCCGTGAACATGGCATTGTGGTGTTGCAGGGCGACGCTGTAGCACAGCTATTGCTGGCCCAACGCTGA
- the fdhF gene encoding formate dehydrogenase subunit alpha produces MSAVLMPAAMQPSVAFELDGQPVTAHPGETILKAAQRHGVDIPHLCYTDGLRPDGNCRACVVEIAGERTLAPSCCRAPTEGMKVSAASPRARKSQQMVVEMLLSDMPDVGYRWNDEKKNTPELIAVSAYISSARYQFDSENQETIGQHGELSEWADRLGVSVRPALKALRREQPAPDLSHPAMAVNLDACIQCNRCVRACREEQVNDVIGYALRGSHSKIVFDLDDPMATSTCVACGECVQACPTGALSPKTHIGSQAVDRKVDSVCPFCGVGCLITYNVRDEKIISVEGRDGPANHGRLCVKGRFGFDYAHHPDRLTVPLIRKSGVPKEVRPYGADWHDTFREATWDEALDLAAGTLKNLRDTHGPKALAGFGSAKGSNEEAYLFQKLVRTGFGSNNVDHCTRLCHASSVAALLEGVGSGAVSNPVNDVEHAGLILVIGSNPTANHPVAATWMKNAAQRGAKIVLADPRITDIGRHAWRTLQFKADTDVAMLNALIHTVIDEGLVDEAFVRDRANNFEALKANVMGCSPEAMAPVCGIPAETLREVARAFATSKASMILWGMGISQHVHGTDNARCLIALCAITGQIGKPGSGLHPLRGQNNVQGASDAGLIPMMFPNYQRVDNAGAHAWFESFWGMPLDETPGYTVVEIMHKALAPDSDPHKVRGMYIMGENPAMSDPDLNHARHALASLSHLVVQDIFLTETAWLADVVLPASAWPEKTGTASNTDRMVQMGRRALNPPGDAQPDLWIIQQLAVRMGLPWNYEGEGSGVAAVYDEMRQAMHASIEGITWDRLERHSSVTYPCLTADDPGQPIVFTEKFPTPTGRLQLVPASVIPAAEKPDADYPLVLITGRQLEHWHTGSMTRRSTVLDAIEPMATASLHGDELARLGVAPGELVGIRSRRGMLQVRVRRDDGTPHGTVFMPFAYVEAAANLLTNAALDPFGKIPEFKYCAVAIQVLQATGSEVA; encoded by the coding sequence ATGAGCGCCGTTTTGATGCCTGCCGCAATGCAGCCCAGTGTGGCCTTTGAGCTGGACGGCCAGCCCGTCACCGCCCACCCCGGCGAAACCATTTTGAAAGCCGCGCAGCGCCACGGGGTAGATATCCCGCACCTCTGCTACACCGACGGTCTGCGCCCCGACGGCAACTGCCGCGCCTGCGTGGTCGAGATCGCGGGCGAGCGCACGCTGGCCCCCAGTTGCTGCCGCGCACCCACCGAAGGCATGAAGGTGTCGGCGGCCAGCCCGCGCGCCCGCAAAAGCCAACAGATGGTGGTGGAGATGCTGCTGTCGGACATGCCCGATGTGGGTTACCGCTGGAACGATGAAAAGAAGAATACTCCTGAATTGATAGCTGTTAGCGCTTATATATCAAGCGCTAGATACCAATTTGACTCAGAAAATCAAGAAACGATAGGCCAACACGGCGAGTTGAGCGAATGGGCAGACCGCCTGGGCGTCTCGGTGCGCCCGGCCCTCAAAGCCTTGCGCCGCGAGCAACCCGCGCCGGACTTGAGCCACCCCGCCATGGCCGTCAACCTCGACGCCTGCATCCAGTGCAACCGCTGCGTGCGCGCCTGCCGCGAAGAACAGGTCAACGACGTCATCGGCTACGCGCTGCGCGGCTCGCACAGCAAGATCGTGTTCGACCTGGACGACCCCATGGCGACAAGCACCTGCGTGGCCTGCGGCGAATGTGTGCAGGCCTGCCCCACGGGCGCGCTCAGCCCCAAGACGCACATCGGCTCGCAGGCGGTGGACCGCAAGGTCGATTCGGTCTGCCCGTTCTGCGGGGTGGGCTGCCTCATCACCTACAACGTGCGCGATGAAAAAATCATCAGCGTCGAAGGCCGAGACGGCCCCGCCAACCATGGCCGCCTGTGTGTGAAGGGGCGCTTTGGTTTTGACTACGCCCACCACCCCGACCGCCTCACCGTGCCGCTGATCCGCAAGAGCGGCGTGCCCAAGGAGGTGCGCCCTTACGGCGCCGACTGGCATGACACCTTCCGCGAAGCGACCTGGGACGAAGCACTCGATCTTGCGGCGGGAACGCTCAAAAACCTGCGCGACACACACGGCCCGAAGGCGCTGGCGGGCTTTGGCTCGGCCAAGGGCAGCAACGAAGAGGCCTACTTGTTTCAGAAGCTGGTGCGCACCGGCTTTGGCAGCAACAACGTGGACCACTGCACGCGTTTATGCCATGCGTCCAGCGTGGCCGCGTTGCTTGAAGGCGTGGGCTCCGGCGCGGTGAGCAACCCGGTGAACGACGTGGAGCATGCCGGGCTGATCTTGGTGATCGGCTCCAACCCCACGGCCAACCACCCCGTGGCCGCCACGTGGATGAAAAACGCTGCACAGCGCGGCGCGAAGATCGTGCTGGCCGACCCGCGCATCACGGACATCGGTCGCCACGCCTGGCGCACGCTGCAGTTCAAGGCCGACACCGACGTGGCCATGCTCAACGCGCTGATCCACACGGTGATTGACGAAGGCCTGGTGGACGAAGCCTTTGTTCGCGACCGCGCCAACAACTTCGAGGCGCTCAAGGCCAATGTGATGGGCTGCAGCCCCGAGGCCATGGCGCCGGTGTGCGGCATCCCGGCCGAGACGCTGCGCGAGGTGGCACGGGCGTTTGCCACATCGAAGGCATCGATGATCCTCTGGGGCATGGGCATCAGCCAGCATGTGCACGGCACCGACAACGCGCGCTGCCTGATCGCGCTGTGCGCCATCACCGGGCAGATCGGCAAGCCGGGCTCCGGCCTGCACCCGCTGCGTGGCCAGAACAACGTGCAGGGCGCCAGCGACGCGGGCCTGATCCCCATGATGTTCCCCAACTACCAGCGCGTGGACAACGCCGGGGCGCATGCCTGGTTCGAGAGCTTCTGGGGCATGCCCCTGGACGAAACGCCGGGCTACACGGTCGTCGAAATCATGCACAAGGCCTTGGCGCCGGACAGCGACCCGCACAAGGTGCGCGGCATGTACATCATGGGCGAAAACCCCGCCATGAGCGACCCCGACCTGAACCATGCGCGCCATGCGCTGGCCAGCCTGTCGCACCTGGTGGTGCAGGATATCTTTTTGACCGAAACCGCCTGGCTGGCCGACGTGGTGCTGCCCGCCAGCGCCTGGCCCGAAAAGACCGGCACTGCAAGCAACACCGACCGCATGGTGCAGATGGGCCGCCGCGCCTTGAACCCGCCGGGCGATGCGCAGCCGGACCTGTGGATCATTCAGCAGCTGGCCGTGCGCATGGGCTTGCCCTGGAATTACGAGGGCGAAGGATCTGGCGTGGCCGCTGTGTATGACGAGATGCGCCAGGCCATGCACGCCAGCATCGAGGGCATTACCTGGGACCGGCTGGAACGCCACTCCAGCGTGACCTACCCCTGCCTCACGGCCGACGACCCGGGCCAGCCCATCGTCTTCACCGAGAAATTCCCCACGCCCACGGGGCGCCTGCAACTGGTGCCCGCCAGTGTGATCCCCGCGGCCGAAAAGCCCGATGCCGACTACCCGCTGGTGCTCATCACCGGCCGCCAGCTGGAGCATTGGCACACCGGCAGCATGACGCGGCGCAGCACGGTGCTGGATGCCATCGAGCCCATGGCCACCGCGTCGCTGCATGGCGACGAACTGGCGCGGTTGGGCGTGGCGCCTGGCGAACTGGTCGGCATCCGCTCGCGGCGGGGCATGCTGCAGGTGCGCGTTCGGCGTGACGATGGCACGCCGCATGGCACGGTGTTCATGCCCTTTGCGTATGTGGAGGCGGCGGCCAATCTGCTGACCAACGCGGCGCTGGACCCGTTTGGAAAGATCCCCGAGTTCAAGTACTGCGCGGTGGCCATTCAGGTGTTGCAAGCCACTGGCAGCGAAGTCGCCTGA
- a CDS encoding patatin-like phospholipase family protein, giving the protein MPSIDSPDHPGTASTTPATGLLLTGGGARAAYQVGVLEAIADIRHACGESGGPNPFPIITGTSAGAINAAALACGADNFDRAVRRIARVWRQFHAHQVYGADSLSVMRSGARWLTLVSMGWALARWRRMRPRSLLDNSPLEKLLVKMVPLVRLPRLIRKGHLTALAVTASSYSSGEHVTFFEAATPVKPWVRSQRKAASDRITHEHLLASSAIPFIFPAKGIEVDDHVEYFGDGSMRQSAPIAPAIHLGAERILVIGAGRMHEPKGDAAANPTATYPTLAQIAGHALSNIFLDALAVDVERVQRINQTLSLIPEEKRLHSALRPIELLVIAPSQRLDAVAARHVGDLPTPVRTMLGALGVTSNMADVRGAALASYLLFEAGYTQELMALGRADTLAMRADVCRFFGWTDTGAELEMRHHS; this is encoded by the coding sequence ATGCCGTCCATTGACTCACCAGACCACCCCGGCACAGCCTCCACCACACCCGCCACTGGCCTGCTGCTGACCGGCGGCGGCGCCCGAGCCGCCTACCAGGTGGGCGTGCTGGAGGCCATTGCGGACATCCGCCACGCCTGTGGAGAAAGCGGTGGGCCCAACCCGTTTCCCATCATCACCGGCACCTCCGCCGGTGCCATCAACGCGGCCGCGCTGGCCTGCGGGGCCGACAACTTCGACCGCGCCGTGCGCCGCATTGCCCGGGTGTGGCGCCAGTTCCATGCCCACCAGGTCTATGGCGCCGACTCGCTCTCGGTGATGCGCAGCGGCGCGCGCTGGCTCACGCTGGTGTCGATGGGCTGGGCCCTGGCCCGATGGCGGCGCATGCGCCCGCGTTCGCTGCTCGACAACTCGCCACTGGAAAAATTGCTGGTCAAGATGGTGCCGCTGGTGCGCCTGCCCCGGCTCATCCGCAAGGGCCACCTCACGGCGTTGGCGGTGACGGCATCGAGCTACAGCTCGGGCGAACATGTCACTTTCTTTGAAGCCGCCACGCCCGTCAAACCCTGGGTGCGCTCACAACGCAAGGCGGCCAGCGACCGCATCACACATGAGCATTTGCTCGCGTCGTCGGCCATTCCTTTCATCTTTCCGGCCAAAGGCATCGAGGTGGACGACCATGTCGAATACTTTGGTGACGGCTCCATGCGCCAATCGGCGCCCATTGCCCCCGCCATCCACCTGGGGGCTGAGCGCATTCTGGTGATCGGAGCGGGCCGTATGCACGAGCCCAAGGGCGATGCTGCCGCCAACCCCACGGCCACCTACCCCACGCTGGCGCAAATCGCGGGGCACGCGCTGTCGAACATTTTTCTGGATGCATTGGCCGTGGATGTGGAGCGCGTGCAGCGCATCAACCAGACCTTGTCGCTCATCCCTGAAGAAAAGCGCCTGCACAGCGCGCTGCGCCCGATCGAGCTACTGGTCATCGCCCCCTCGCAGCGGCTCGATGCCGTGGCTGCGCGCCATGTGGGCGACCTGCCCACCCCCGTGCGCACCATGCTGGGTGCCCTGGGTGTGACCTCCAACATGGCCGACGTGCGCGGCGCAGCGCTGGCCAGCTACCTGCTGTTCGAGGCGGGCTACACGCAGGAGCTGATGGCCCTGGGCCGGGCGGACACGCTGGCCATGCGGGCCGACGTGTGCCGATTTTTTGGGTGGACGGACACCGGCGCCGAACTGGAGATGCGGCACCACAG
- a CDS encoding LysR substrate-binding domain-containing protein — MNLLASLRYLVALHEHRHFGRAAQACHITQPALSNALRALEKEFGVVVVRRGRSFEGFTPEGERVLASAQRMLHEHQVLQQDLSSDSAHPRGTLRLGAVPTAMPILARFAAQLQARHPGIVPVALSMSSQALEAGLESIALDLALGYTERMPVRGGQLKAWPQYVEHYFLLRRAPRQLQGQLRGLQIGPPMAWADAAALPLCLLTPEMHNRSLVDSAFRSAGATVLPAMETDSVLTLALSVVAGELCSVLPGALVDAVRGHDGLEALPLVGPVLTTPIGFMSHRQVQPTRALDAALALAQDVDWLRHATAHSGLLADG, encoded by the coding sequence ATGAATCTGCTCGCGTCCCTGCGCTACCTCGTGGCGCTGCACGAGCACCGCCACTTTGGCCGGGCGGCGCAGGCCTGCCATATCACGCAGCCTGCGCTGTCCAACGCCTTGCGTGCGCTGGAAAAAGAGTTTGGCGTGGTCGTGGTGCGCCGGGGCCGCAGTTTTGAGGGTTTCACGCCCGAGGGCGAGCGGGTGCTGGCCTCGGCCCAGCGCATGCTGCATGAGCACCAGGTGCTGCAGCAGGACCTCAGTAGCGACTCCGCCCACCCGCGCGGTACGCTGCGCCTGGGCGCCGTGCCCACGGCCATGCCCATCCTGGCGCGGTTTGCGGCGCAGTTGCAGGCGCGGCACCCGGGCATCGTGCCGGTGGCGCTGTCGATGAGTTCGCAGGCGCTGGAGGCCGGGCTGGAGTCCATTGCGCTCGACCTGGCGCTGGGCTACACCGAGCGCATGCCGGTGCGCGGCGGGCAGCTCAAGGCTTGGCCGCAGTATGTGGAGCATTACTTTTTATTGCGCAGGGCGCCGCGCCAGCTGCAAGGTCAGTTACGCGGTTTACAGATAGGACCGCCCATGGCGTGGGCCGATGCGGCGGCCTTGCCGTTGTGCCTGCTGACCCCCGAGATGCACAACCGCAGCCTGGTCGACAGCGCGTTTCGCAGCGCAGGCGCCACAGTGCTGCCCGCCATGGAAACCGACTCGGTGCTCACCCTGGCGCTGAGTGTGGTGGCGGGCGAGTTGTGCAGCGTCTTGCCGGGTGCCCTGGTCGATGCCGTGCGGGGCCACGACGGGCTGGAGGCCTTGCCCCTCGTTGGCCCGGTGTTGACCACACCCATCGGTTTCATGTCGCACCGCCAGGTGCAGCCCACCCGCGCGCTGGATGCGGCGCTGGCCCTGGCGCAGGACGTGGATTGGTTGCGGCACGCCACGGCGCACAGTGGGTTGTTGGCCGACGGCTGA
- the apbC gene encoding iron-sulfur cluster carrier protein ApbC, which translates to MSVTEQGLLAALSSVLDPHTGKDFVSSRALRNLQITGGDVAFDVELGYPAKSLVPELRRSLVAAAKGVAGVDNVSVNITTKVMAHAVQRGVQLLPQVKNIIAVASGKGGVGKSTTAANLALALAAEGASVGVLDADIYGPSQPMMLGINRRPESDDGKTMEPLENYGVQVMSIGFLVDQDEAMIWRGPMATQALEQLLRQTNWKDLDYLIIDMPPGTGDIQLTLSQRVPMTGAVIVTTPQDIALLDAKKGIKMFEKVGVPILGIVENMAVHVCSNCGQVEHIFGADGGKKMAAEYHMDYLGALPLDMSIRLQADSGKPTVVADPDGDVAKIYKKVARDVAVKIAQQAKDFSSKFPTISISKNT; encoded by the coding sequence ATGTCAGTCACCGAACAGGGCCTTTTGGCCGCACTTTCCAGCGTGCTGGACCCCCATACGGGCAAGGATTTCGTCAGCAGCCGCGCCTTGCGCAACCTGCAGATCACCGGTGGCGATGTGGCTTTTGACGTCGAACTGGGCTACCCCGCCAAAAGCCTGGTGCCCGAATTGCGCCGCAGCCTGGTAGCTGCTGCCAAGGGCGTGGCCGGGGTTGACAATGTGTCGGTCAACATCACCACCAAGGTCATGGCCCATGCGGTGCAGCGCGGCGTGCAGCTGCTGCCACAGGTCAAGAACATCATTGCTGTGGCCTCGGGCAAGGGCGGTGTGGGCAAGAGCACCACGGCCGCCAACCTGGCCCTGGCCCTGGCTGCCGAAGGCGCCAGCGTGGGCGTGCTGGACGCCGACATCTACGGCCCCAGCCAGCCCATGATGCTGGGCATCAACCGCCGCCCCGAGAGCGATGACGGCAAGACCATGGAGCCGCTGGAGAACTACGGCGTGCAAGTCATGTCCATCGGGTTCTTGGTGGACCAAGACGAAGCCATGATCTGGCGCGGCCCCATGGCCACCCAGGCGCTGGAGCAGCTCTTGCGCCAGACCAACTGGAAAGACCTCGATTACCTCATCATCGACATGCCGCCCGGCACCGGTGACATCCAGCTCACCCTGAGCCAGCGGGTGCCCATGACCGGCGCCGTCATCGTGACCACGCCGCAGGACATTGCCCTGCTGGATGCCAAGAAGGGCATCAAGATGTTTGAAAAGGTGGGCGTGCCCATCCTGGGCATCGTCGAGAACATGGCGGTGCATGTGTGCAGCAACTGCGGACAGGTGGAGCATATTTTTGGCGCCGATGGCGGCAAAAAAATGGCGGCCGAATACCACATGGACTACCTGGGTGCGCTGCCGCTGGACATGAGCATTCGCCTGCAGGCCGACAGCGGCAAGCCCACCGTGGTGGCCGACCCGGACGGCGACGTGGCCAAGATCTACAAGAAGGTGGCGCGCGATGTGGCGGTGAAGATTGCGCAACAGGCGAAGGACTTCTCCAGCAAATTTCCCACCATCTCGATCAGCAAGAACACCTGA